In one Nicotiana sylvestris chromosome 8, ASM39365v2, whole genome shotgun sequence genomic region, the following are encoded:
- the LOC104241686 gene encoding uncharacterized protein: protein MKAIEAKNGEQYAENKEWMQEQNQEGEQNIKDRTNSKKKKHKKKKMPRKKSIVLFKPAIIHGQSKANKVINKKGKQHTITEQLASEILGSEAASQQKADLVANEDQQVTLCFKGNCISDDSYVTAVYAKCSATERKALWESLENMANIINEPWCTGGDFNVIMESREKLGGSPYRAYKSFDFVTTMETCGLIDIVYVGPKHTWCNNRRPRKRIWNRLDRILINDQWAQKFQQNYVRHLVRTGSDHRPLLMKCRNDQQEVIKYFKFLNFWVHQPGFMDIVQDLWITQFNNWEVKVQQLEELDLLQNSKESREELNKAHAEYVKWPAIPDMEEIREAIFNLSQHSAASPDGFNGVFFQTCRVPYQLLRIKTHQPNQILAGKQNTLLPKLISDNQSGFVKGRLITETVMLAQEIIQGIGKDNKGDIILRLVSDAWYSIVINGSRRGFFTSSQGLKQGDPLSPSLFIIAAEVLSRSLNKLHYDIEFTPFHMNQRCPPINHLAYEDDIVIFSADNNKSVRLIMQQVSNYERASGQKVNDDKIFFLIDPKARAQKSNKMRITTGFMEKKEKQHKDYDKLLEPPWASNMKTGALGEPLQTGGKQSQRTTSINSLYEQSLWPCVGKYGEAEARVGMMNKINFKVLQVSWQKPSPGKIKVNTDGSYFKETSKAGIGE, encoded by the exons atgaaagcaATAGAGGCAAAGAATGGTGAGCAATATGCTGAAAACAAAGAGTGGATGCAGGAGCAAAATCAAGAAGGAGAGCAAAACATCAAAGATAGAACTAATTCTAAAAAGAAAAAgcataagaaaaagaagatgcCCAGAAAAAAGAGTATAGTGCTATTTAAACCTGCTATAATACATGGCCAGTCTAAAGCTAACAAAGTAATCAACAAGAAAGGCAAGCAACACACAATCACAGAACAACTAGCAAGTGAAATACTGGGCAGCGAGGCTGCTTCACAACAAAAG GCAGATCTGGTAGCCAATGAAGATCAACAAGTTACTCTTTGCTTTAAAGGAAATTGTATTAGTGATGACAGCTATGTAACAGCAGTGTACGCAAAATGTAGTGCTACAGAAAGAAAAGCATTATGGGAAAGTTTAGAAAACATGGCTAATATTATCAATGAGCCTTGGTGTACAGGTGGAGACTTTAATGTAATCATGGAGTCGAGAGAAAAGCTGGGAGGCAGTCCTTATAGAGCTTACAAAAGTTTCGATTTTGTTACTACTATGGAAACATGTGGACTGATAGATATTGTCTACGTGGGACCTAAACATACTTGGTGCAACAATAGACGTCCAAGGAAGAGAATATGGAATAGGTTGGACAGAATCTTGATCAACGACCAATGGGCTCAAAAATTTCAACAAAACTATGTTAGGCATTTAGTGAGAACAGGTTCAGACCATCGACCTTTGCTCATGAAATGTCGGAATGACCAACAAGAGGTTATCAAGTATTTTAAGTTCCTGAATTTTTGGGTACATCAGCCTGGATTTATGGATATAGTTCAAGACTTGTGGATTACTCAG TTCAATAATTGGGAAGTTAAAGTGCAACAACTAGAAGAGTTAGATCTTCTCCAGAACTCGAAGGAGAGCAGGGAGGAGCTTAACAAAGCTCACGCGGAATATGTAAAATGGCCTG CTATCCCAGATATGGAAGAGATCAGAGAGGCAATTTTCAACCTCAGTCAACACAGCGCAGCTAGTCCAGATGGTTTCAATGGGGTCTTTTTCCAGACTT GTCGAGTCCCTTACCAACTTCTCAGAATTAAGACCCATCAGCCTAACCAAATCCTTGCGGGCAAACAAAACACTCTTCTACCAAAGTTGATCTCAGACAATCAAAGTGGCTTCGTGAAAGGTAGGCTGATCACAGAGACTGTGATGCTAGCTCAAGAGATCATTCAAGGTATTGGCAAAGACAATAAAGGGG ATATCATCTTGAGGTTGGTGTCAGATGCCTGGTATTCTATTGTTATAAATGGATCGAGAAGGGGGTTCTTCACATCATCGCAAGGATTGAAGCAAGGCGACCCTCTATCTCCTTCCTTGTTTATCATAGCTGCTGAAGTATTGTCCAGATCCTTGAACAAGCTTCATTATGATATAGAGTTCACCCCCTTTCACATGAATCAAAGATGCCCCCCAATCAACCATTTAGCTTATGAGGATGATATTGTGATCTTTAGTGCCGACAACAACAAGTCAGTCAGATTAATTATGCAACAAGTAAGCAATTATGAGAGAGCCTCAGGGCAAAAGGTTAATGACGACAAAATCTTCTTTCTTATAGATCCAAAAGCTAGagctcaaaaaagcaacaagaTGAGAATAACCACGGGCTTTATGGAAAAG AAGGAGAAGCAGCACAAAGATTATGACAAGCTTTTGGAGCCCCCTTGGGCATCAAACATGAAAACTGGAGCATTAGGAGAACCTTTACAAACTGGTGGGAAGCAAAGTCAAAGAACAACATCCATAAATTCACTATACGAGCAGTCCCTTTGGCCGTGTGTTGGTAAATATGGAGAAGCTGAAGCGCGTGTAGGCATGATGAACAAAATAAATTTCAA GGTGCTTCAAGTTAGTTGGCAGAAACCTTCTCCTGGAAAGATTAAAGTAAATACAGATGGAAGCTACTTCAAGGAAACAAGTAAAGCAGGAATAGGGGAATAG
- the LOC104241685 gene encoding uncharacterized protein: protein MTEECKYTIIGKFLRTRPNIERIRSIFAKKVSIKGEAKIGVYDFRTVFIDVTNEKDCKTVWFRRSIEIDGMVMWLQKWSPNFKPEEDSPIVPIWFLLLGLPFHCHTWNYVKKILGPLGVPLSMDIATNYRTRPGMAKVRVKVDLTKPLVNSIWVGQEEEAYPLKGFTQKLEYEGVPKYCKHCRILGHSVLQCRVLEREKNKEKQSKNQEEEESTSRENNRGNTGVTHG from the coding sequence ATGACAGAAGAATGTAAATACACAATCATAGGAAAATTTCTGAGAACAAGACCCAATATTGAACGAATTAGATCAATCTTTGCTAAAAAAGTATCAATCAAAGGGGAAGCAAAAATTGGGGTCTATGATTTTCGAACAGTGTTCATAGATGTAACCAACGAAAAAGATTGCAAAACAGTTTGGTTCAGAAGGTCAATTGAAATTGATGGCATGGTTATGTGGCTTCAAAAATGGTCCCCCAATTTCAAGCCGGAAGAGGATTCTCCTATAGTGCCAATTTGGTTTCTTCTTCTAGGTCTTCCTTTCCATTGTCATACTTGGAACTATGTTAAAAAGATTTTGGGACCTCTGGGAGTTCCATTATCGATGGACATAGCGACAAACTATAGGACAAGGCCGGGGATGGCTAAAGTTAGAGTCAAAGTTGATCTTACAAAGCCTCTAGTTAATTCCATATGGGTGGGCCAAGAGGAAGAAGCTTATCCACTAAAAGGCTTCACTCAAAAGCTGGAGTATGAAGGAGTACCTAAGTATTGTAAGCATTGTAGGATTCTGGGGCATTCTGTTTTGCAATGCAGGGTGCTGGAACGAGaaaagaacaaggaaaaacaaagcaaaaatcaGGAGGAAGAGGAATCTACTAGTAGAGAAAATAACAGGGGTAACACAGGGGTAACACATGGGTAA